DNA sequence from the Methanobrevibacter millerae genome:
TAACCAGGTTCCGTCATCTCTCTGGGTTGCTATCGGGTCATCGTCCTCGTCGATTCCCGGAATGTCTCCCACGATTCCTTCCAGCAGGTCGTTTAGGGTAATGAGACCTTCAACGCTTCCGAACTCATCGACTACAAGGGACATGTGAACGTATCCCTGGTTTTCCTTGAACTCCTTTAAAAGCTCTAAAGTCTCCAGGTTTTCTGAAACAACCAGAGGTTCCTTTACGATGGAATTGATGTCGAACTTTTCTCCGCTGAACATCATTGAGAGAATGTCCTTTGCCTGAACGACTCCTATGAAATCGTCAAGCTCTCCATAAGCTATTGGAAATATTGACCTTTTGCTCTCCATGATCTTGACCTTGTTGATTTGCCTGTCGTCTTCAAGGTCAATCCAGATGATTTCGTTTCTCGGAGTCATTATTGATTCGACTTTCTGGTCGTCAAGCTTGAAGACCCTTTTGATGATGTCTTCCTCTTCCTGCTCGATTGTTCCGCCTTCGATACCTTCCTTAATCATCAGTTCGATTTCCTCTTCGGTAACGGTGTCGTCATTCCTGTTTTCAATTCTTAAAAGCCATAAAAGGAAGCTGCTTGACTTTGCAAGAATAAAGCTCACTGGCTTTGAAACCTTTGAGAGAACAAGCATGCTTTTTGCAACTTTAAGTGAAATCCTTTCCGGGTCATTAAGTGCGATTACCTTAGGAACGATTTCTCCTACAACTAATGTAAGGTAGGTGGTGACGATAACGACGATTGCGACGCTTATCGGTTCGCTGTAGGGAACGAATGATATTAATTTGGCCAATGGTTCGGCGAGGGTTACTCCACCGAATGCACCTGTGAGAACTCCGATAAGTGAAATTCCAATCTGTACGGTTGATAAAAATTCGTTTGGATCTTCGAGCAAATCAAAAACGATTTGTGCGTTTTCATTGCCGTCTTCCAAGTATTTCTGCATTTTCGCTTTCCTAACCGACACAACGGCAAGCTCTGCCATTGATAAGTAACCTGTAAATATTATTAAAATTAATATTATAATTATTTCAATTATTTCTCCAGCCATTTTTAACAGACCTTAAATCATAAATCACTGGCCAATATAAAACCAGTGTTACCGTATATTTCGTCCTGCATCTCCTGAACTGCAAGGGAAGCTTCTTCTCTTGTATTAACCTTTTTAAATATTCTGCGCCCCTTGACTTTTATTGTCTTGCCGCATACGCATTTTCTGGTGGCAACGCCTTCCTTTGCGTATAAAACCCTTCCACAGTCACAACGAAATATAAAGTACATGTTAATTTTTCCTAAAATTCAGATTATATTATATTTTTCTTATATATATAAAAAACT
Encoded proteins:
- a CDS encoding DUF1922 domain-containing protein: MYFIFRCDCGRVLYAKEGVATRKCVCGKTIKVKGRRIFKKVNTREEASLAVQEMQDEIYGNTGFILASDL
- a CDS encoding hemolysin family protein, encoding MAGEIIEIIIILILIIFTGYLSMAELAVVSVRKAKMQKYLEDGNENAQIVFDLLEDPNEFLSTVQIGISLIGVLTGAFGGVTLAEPLAKLISFVPYSEPISVAIVVIVTTYLTLVVGEIVPKVIALNDPERISLKVAKSMLVLSKVSKPVSFILAKSSSFLLWLLRIENRNDDTVTEEEIELMIKEGIEGGTIEQEEEDIIKRVFKLDDQKVESIMTPRNEIIWIDLEDDRQINKVKIMESKRSIFPIAYGELDDFIGVVQAKDILSMMFSGEKFDINSIVKEPLVVSENLETLELLKEFKENQGYVHMSLVVDEFGSVEGLITLNDLLEGIVGDIPGIDEDDDPIATQRDDGTWLIDGRFGIDRFKELFNIDDKFPDEDEDGFTTLAGFILSISGTVPDVKDKYEWERFIFEIVDLDGHQIDKILVTDLGEDYNSQEED